Genomic segment of Sulfurovum sp. UBA12169:
ATGCACAATATTTCTTTTACCCTTTAACTGATCCTTTTTTATCATCCGGCATGATTCCTTACGACACCATTCAGGAAATGGTAGAGGAAGAGGAAGTTATCGCATCCCAAAGAAGTCATTTTGATCATTTTTGTAAAGCACATGGGCTTGAAGGCACCTTTAAACTAGGCACGCAAAGTATAAATGAAGGTATCATGGAGATGTCAAAGCAATATGCTTCGGATTTACTGGTCATACTTTCTACCGAAGAGACGCTCCTGGATATGGCCATTAAAAACATCTTGCCTCTGCATGAAAATGATATATTTGTATGTAAAGAAAAATGAAACATGCTTTGGCATGCATTTTTATAACATTGTGCTGAATTTTTAATTTTTAAAAAAGGAGAAACTAAAATGGATATTATAGAAAAAGAGTTAGATAGCCGAAAAGATGAAATCCAAAAGGAAGTAGAATTACTTTTTAAAGCTAATATGAAAATTACCAATTGGGATGTAGCGGAGGCAGACAATAAAAAAGCCGCCGGCTTGCTGTTGGAGATCATGCAAGAGAAACTCGATATGATGCGTGGCGATATCCTTACGGGAAAATATGACAATTATTAAAATACATTAACTTGTGCTCCCCGTACCCGGCATCACTGATAAAAGCATTTTATTTTCAAGAAGAGAGAAGCTATACTATCAAAAATGATATTTTCATAAAGAGTGCAGCGGCTTATAAGATTTCTTCAAATACTATTTTTCCATTTTTAAATATGCCTACTTTTTTTTGGCAGGCAAGAGAAGGCAATGAAATATATTTGCCTATGATTTTTGATTGATGAAAATGCCCCTCAATAACACAATCAGCCTCCCGATAATGCAAGAGTATCTGGTCTACCCTCTTTTCAAAACCGTCAAAGCGGTGACATATCTTTTTTTTAGAGAGGATCGCCATCCTATGATTTATAATGTTTTTTTCGAAAGGTTTTAAAAGAGTCAATACGACAGAATTTCTTAGAATCTTGCAATAGAGATCATAGATAAAACCTGTAGCATATTTATCTCCATGGGAAATCGCGATCTTTTTTTCTCCGAAATTAAAAAATACAGGCTGCTGTTCTCTGGTGTATACGGCAATATTTGGAAAAAGTGTTGAGAGACAAAAATCATGATTGCCTTCAAAATAGTGAATTTCAAGAGTCATCGACAAAGTTTGCAAAAGCCCGATAGCTTCTTTTGAGAATGTTTGAATGTATTTATTGTAGCCAAAAAGCAGATCAAAATTATCGCCCATCAGAAAAAGCTGAGGCAAAACAATCTCACCGTCGACTATTTTTTGAAGCAACAGTAAAAAAGCGTCTCCATGATGCGGATAGTGCGAATCAGCTACAAAAACAGCTCCATCCTTAATGCAACCCGGTTCTTTATGCTTCAATTTGTCCATTATGGCATATACGCGATCGTTGGTATACCCATCCCTTCATCAAAACCGCACATTAAATTGGCGGCAGCCAATGCTTGTGAACTTGCTCCTCTCAACAGATTGTCAATCGCCGAATTTACAAAAAGCGCATTACCGTTTTTGGCCGCATAAATATCACAAAAGTGTGTGCCTGCTGTGCTTTTAACGTCAACCGGATTTTCGCGTATACGTATAAATTTATCATGAACGTAATGCTTTTTGAGTATTTCCAAAGGATCAATATCCTCTTTGAGCGTAGCATATACCGAAATCAATTCACCTCTTGTTGCAGGAATAAGATGGGGGACAAAGCTGACATTCATTTTTACTTGATGTATCTTTTCTATTTTTTCTGCAATCTCCGGCGCATGGCGGTGTTTTAGAGGATTATAGGCGAAAATATTATCATTGATTGTTACGAAATGAGCAGTCTCAGACAATTTCTTTCCTGCCCCGCTCACACCCGACTTCGCATCCACAAACAAAGGAGCCGAGGCGTCAATATAAGGAATAAACGGCAATATTCCAAGCAAAGTTGCCGTAGGATAACATCCCGGACATGCTGCAAGTTTTGTTTTTTTTAGATCTTCTCTGTAATATTCAATCAATGCATAAACAGCATCATTCAAATGCGCTTTATCTTCATGCTTACAATATGTTTTTTCATATGTATCAAGCTCCAAACGATAATCAGCAGAAAGATCGACTACCTTTACACCTTTATCTATGATATCTTTGGCAAATCCCATAGAAGCCTGATGCGGCAATGCCAAAAAAACCAATTCACAATGCTTCACCACAGAATCAGCATCTGCTTTTTCAACGCTCATCCTCACCACGCCTGCAAGAGAAGGGTGCAATTGCTCTATCACGCTGTCACCTGCTGTGGTTGCCAGAT
This window contains:
- a CDS encoding UDP-2,3-diacylglucosamine hydrolase — its product is MDKLKHKEPGCIKDGAVFVADSHYPHHGDAFLLLLQKIVDGEIVLPQLFLMGDNFDLLFGYNKYIQTFSKEAIGLLQTLSMTLEIHYFEGNHDFCLSTLFPNIAVYTREQQPVFFNFGEKKIAISHGDKYATGFIYDLYCKILRNSVVLTLLKPFEKNIINHRMAILSKKKICHRFDGFEKRVDQILLHYREADCVIEGHFHQSKIIGKYISLPSLACQKKVGIFKNGKIVFEEIL
- a CDS encoding N-acetyl-gamma-glutamyl-phosphate reductase; translated protein: MVKVGVVGASGYTGLELIKMLIGHPEFELSYLATTAGDSVIEQLHPSLAGVVRMSVEKADADSVVKHCELVFLALPHQASMGFAKDIIDKGVKVVDLSADYRLELDTYEKTYCKHEDKAHLNDAVYALIEYYREDLKKTKLAACPGCYPTATLLGILPFIPYIDASAPLFVDAKSGVSGAGKKLSETAHFVTINDNIFAYNPLKHRHAPEIAEKIEKIHQVKMNVSFVPHLIPATRGELISVYATLKEDIDPLEILKKHYVHDKFIRIRENPVDVKSTAGTHFCDIYAAKNGNALFVNSAIDNLLRGASSQALAAANLMCGFDEGMGIPTIAYMP